One stretch of Rhea pennata isolate bPtePen1 chromosome 23, bPtePen1.pri, whole genome shotgun sequence DNA includes these proteins:
- the MYCL gene encoding protein L-Myc — protein sequence MEFDSYQHYFYDHDAEEDFYRSTAPSEDIWKKFELVPTPPLSPLGPPGDKACCSGAEERSSWLSRYCLAGEEPEYLIDTGEIFGNLSAFILKDCMWSGFSARERLEKAMTEKLSTGTQRVNPHKPSFAQDFGFNSSVSECVDPAAVFLCPLAESKIPASSGSEGQSDSEGEEIDVVTVEKRQSLGLRKPVTITLRADPLDPCMKHFHISIHQQQHNYAARSPPDACPQAELAEQEATAEPASAAAEPAPESALPEPGLPKTGSAPGSDSEDVAKRKNHNYLERKRRNDLRSRFLALRDQVPGLASCPKTPKVVILSKSSEYLQSLISAERRMTAEKRQLQLRQSQLLRRIAHLQGH from the exons ATGGAGTTTGACTCGTACCAGCACTACTTCTACGACCACGACGCGGAGGAGGACTTCTACCGCTCCACGGCGCCCAGCGAGGACATCTGGAAGAAGTTCGAGCTGGTCCCCACGCCGCCCCTCTCGCCCCTGGGCCCCCCGGGGGACAAAGCCTGTTGCTCCGGTGCGGAGGAGAGATCCAGCTGGCTCTCCCGCTACTGCCTGGCCGGGGAAGAGCCCGAGTATCTCATAGACACGGGGGAGATCTTTGGGAACCTGAGCGCTTTTATCCTCAAAGACTGCATGTGGAGTGGGTTTTCGGCTAGGGAGAGACTGGAGAAAGCGATGACGGAGAAACTTTCCACGGGCACGCAGAGGGTGAACCCCCACAAGCCCTCCTTCGCCCAGGACTTTGGGTTCAACAGCTCGGTGAGCGAATGTGTGGACCCTGCTGCCGTCTTCCTTTGCCCCCTGGCTGAGAGTAAGATCCCAGCATCCTCGGGATCCGAGGGCCAAAGCGATTCTG AGGGTGAAGAGATCGACGTGGTGACCGTGGAGAAGAGACAATCGCTGGGCCTGAGGAAGCCGGTCACCATCACGCTGCGCGCCGATCCCTTGGACCCCTGCATGAAACACTTCCACATCTCcatccaccagcagcagcacaactACGCCGCCCGGTCGCCGCCGGACGCCTGCCCGCAGGCCGAGCTGGCTGAGCAGGAGGCGACGGCCGAGCCGGCAAgcgccgcggccgagccggcCCCGGAGAGTGCCCTGCCGGAGCCCGGCCTGCCGAAAACCGGGAGCGCCCCCGGCTCCGACAGCGAGGACGTGGCCAAGAGGAAAAACCACAACTACCTGGAGCGCAAGCGGCGCAACGACCTCCGCTCGCGCTTCCTCGCCTTGCGGGACCAGGTGCCCGGGCTCGCCAGCTGCCCCAAGACGCCCAAAGTGGTGATCCTGAGCAAATCCTCCGAGTACCTGCAGTCGCTCATCAGCGCCGAGCGGAGGATGACGGCCGAGAAACGGCAGCTGCAGCTGCGGCAGAGCCAGCTGCTCAGAAGGATTGCTCACCTCCAGGGGCACTAG